A window of the Candidatus Hydrogenedentota bacterium genome harbors these coding sequences:
- a CDS encoding efflux RND transporter periplasmic adaptor subunit — protein sequence MRAILRSLFSLALCALIVFAGYAGVMAYQKYFPPVEPPPPAETPPVNVKVRVIRPALVEDTLLLTGRIEPLEEATVSAEASGVVEWLGVDVGDTVKKGQEIARIDTSRIQTVYDQAAARKNLAVQELARMRDLAKGGIASPQNLDQLRTQFELAEADLAAAKILLDKSRAHAPFDGVVSHRARRQGEFTDNGAPLLRMVQTHQVKVFVGVPERDINRFSLGDEAALTLDAIPDRTFTGRIHRLPPTAELATRTFVTELLLDNADGMLKPGMTARVRMVRDTYPDAVAVSLFSVLTLENQRFVVVEEGGMAQVRPVTLGVLQGDMVHVLSGLAPGDRLIVSGQRDLREGRRVNVTEVVEE from the coding sequence ATGCGGGCGATACTTCGCTCATTGTTCAGTCTGGCGCTGTGCGCGCTAATCGTGTTCGCGGGCTATGCCGGGGTGATGGCCTACCAGAAGTACTTCCCCCCGGTGGAGCCGCCGCCCCCCGCGGAGACGCCCCCGGTGAATGTGAAGGTCCGCGTTATCCGTCCCGCCCTGGTGGAGGACACGCTGTTGCTGACGGGGCGCATCGAGCCGCTGGAGGAGGCGACCGTCAGCGCGGAGGCCTCCGGCGTGGTCGAGTGGCTCGGGGTGGATGTGGGCGACACCGTGAAGAAGGGGCAGGAAATTGCCCGGATTGACACCTCGCGCATCCAGACGGTGTACGACCAGGCGGCGGCGCGGAAGAATCTGGCGGTGCAGGAGCTGGCCCGGATGCGGGACCTGGCCAAGGGGGGCATCGCCTCCCCGCAGAACCTGGACCAGTTGCGGACCCAGTTTGAACTGGCGGAGGCCGACCTGGCCGCCGCGAAAATATTGCTGGACAAGAGCCGCGCCCACGCGCCCTTCGACGGGGTGGTAAGCCACCGCGCGCGGCGGCAGGGCGAGTTCACGGACAACGGCGCGCCGCTGCTCCGCATGGTGCAGACGCACCAGGTGAAGGTGTTCGTGGGCGTGCCGGAGCGGGACATCAACCGGTTCAGCCTGGGCGACGAGGCCGCCCTGACCCTGGACGCGATACCGGACCGGACCTTCACGGGCCGCATCCACCGGCTCCCGCCGACGGCGGAGCTGGCCACGCGCACCTTCGTCACGGAGCTGCTGCTGGACAATGCCGACGGAATGCTGAAGCCGGGCATGACCGCCCGGGTGCGCATGGTGCGGGACACCTATCCCGACGCCGTGGCGGTGTCCCTGTTCTCCGTGCTCACCCTGGAAAACCAGCGCTTTGTCGTGGTGGAGGAGGGCGGGATGGCCCAAGTCCGCCCGGTGACCCTGGGCGTGCTGCAGGGCGACATGGTCCATGTGCTGTCCGGGCTGGCGCCGGGCGACCGGCTGATCGTCTCGGGCCAGCGCGACCTGCGCGAGGGACGGCGGGTGAACGTCACGGAAGTGGTTGAAGAATGA